A region from the Desulfomarina profundi genome encodes:
- a CDS encoding efflux RND transporter periplasmic adaptor subunit yields the protein MKMNLSGFMTRNRLLLFGGVFFVFLIWFGAGFFFSSESGMEKGGERFVPVETKSFRLSILERGVVIPAKVSPVSSKISSNQAKIVWLIKEGTRVKKGTLIARFDTKPFLDKLLKAEQLSADAEATLHATEKLLSLQKEEENGKIEEAVRKLEIAKIQANNIENGTGPLKRKIFEQKFHQSERVLALDRNELADLDVLLKKGHISVRERDRSAEKVKTAEEQVQVARAELKNFNRYTWPKLLREAELLVTGAESNLQRVRRTADLQIQNWNAKVEKARRALVNRRKILKKAQMDVVNCDIYSPTGGLLLYAELPRENGRRKIQIGDSVWEGQTFLKVPDTRDLVAEIRVREIDVAKIGNGMEAEIELDAFPGKLFPGRVESIASLAREDRKHRGVRRFYTRIRFTGDTDKVHVGMSVTTRIIYRLVEAVPAIPQDAVVYHGGSTYVKRLGNEGVELVPVSLGARGEEWVEVMSGLQAGDKIFRREE from the coding sequence ATGAAAATGAACCTTTCCGGTTTTATGACGAGAAACAGATTACTTCTATTTGGAGGAGTGTTCTTTGTCTTCTTGATATGGTTTGGTGCAGGATTTTTTTTCAGTTCCGAGTCGGGCATGGAAAAAGGGGGAGAAAGGTTTGTCCCTGTGGAGACAAAGAGTTTTCGCCTGAGTATCCTGGAACGGGGAGTAGTTATTCCGGCAAAGGTTTCCCCGGTCAGTTCCAAAATATCAAGTAATCAGGCAAAAATCGTCTGGTTGATCAAAGAAGGTACAAGGGTGAAGAAGGGAACCCTGATTGCCAGGTTTGACACCAAGCCCTTTCTGGACAAGCTGCTCAAGGCGGAACAGCTCTCTGCTGATGCGGAAGCAACTCTTCATGCAACTGAAAAATTGCTGTCTCTGCAGAAAGAAGAGGAAAACGGAAAGATCGAAGAGGCTGTCCGGAAACTTGAGATAGCCAAAATCCAGGCAAACAATATAGAAAACGGAACAGGCCCGTTGAAGAGGAAAATATTTGAACAAAAGTTCCATCAATCTGAGAGGGTTCTGGCGCTGGACAGGAATGAACTTGCTGATCTCGATGTGTTGTTGAAGAAAGGGCATATCAGTGTCCGGGAAAGAGACAGAAGTGCGGAAAAAGTCAAAACGGCTGAGGAGCAGGTTCAAGTTGCCCGGGCAGAGCTGAAAAACTTTAACAGGTACACCTGGCCCAAGCTGCTGCGGGAGGCGGAATTGCTGGTCACGGGTGCTGAAAGTAATCTGCAGCGGGTCAGAAGGACTGCTGATTTACAGATACAGAACTGGAATGCCAAGGTGGAAAAGGCAAGGCGCGCACTGGTAAATCGGAGAAAAATTCTCAAAAAAGCTCAAATGGATGTGGTGAACTGTGATATCTATTCTCCCACCGGAGGACTGCTTCTTTACGCTGAGCTCCCCAGGGAAAACGGGAGAAGGAAGATACAGATCGGAGATTCAGTGTGGGAAGGGCAAACATTTCTAAAAGTGCCTGATACACGGGATCTTGTGGCTGAAATCCGGGTTCGGGAAATTGATGTGGCAAAAATCGGAAACGGTATGGAGGCGGAAATTGAACTTGACGCTTTTCCGGGAAAGCTCTTTCCCGGCCGTGTTGAATCCATCGCATCCCTGGCAAGGGAAGACAGGAAGCACAGGGGAGTGCGTCGTTTTTACACCAGGATACGCTTTACTGGTGATACCGACAAGGTGCATGTGGGTATGTCTGTTACCACAAGAATCATTTATCGTCTGGTGGAGGCCGTTCCCGCGATCCCGCAGGATGCTGTCGTGTATCATGGCGGCAGCACTTACGTGAAGAGACTGGGAAACGAAGGGGTGGAACTGGTACCGGTCTCACTCGGCGCCCGGGGAGAAGAGTGGGTTGAAGTGATGAGTGGTTTACAGGCGGGAGACAAGATTTTCCGACGGGAGGAGTAG
- a CDS encoding ABC transporter ATP-binding protein, with amino-acid sequence MSVLLEAVNISRSFISGDSPCLALAPLSLVVEKGEFLVVTGRSGAGKSTLLHLLSGLDLPSQGEIFFKNRSLSRMNEMEIARLRNSSFGFIFQTPHLLSDRTILENVAMPFSYGEPVAHGTVDKRCRELLAYAGLEELIHRFPGTLSGGEMQRVVFARALVREPEIIFADEPTGSLDGGNSRKIMELLARQVNKGCTVVMVSHDPEAGSFGTRTLHLEKVESAEGVHS; translated from the coding sequence ATGTCTGTCCTTCTGGAAGCCGTAAATATTTCGAGATCTTTCATTTCAGGGGACAGTCCATGCCTTGCGCTTGCACCCCTTTCTCTGGTTGTGGAAAAAGGGGAGTTTCTCGTCGTTACCGGACGCTCAGGTGCTGGAAAATCAACGCTTCTTCACCTTCTCAGTGGGCTGGATCTTCCGTCACAAGGAGAAATCTTTTTTAAAAACAGATCACTTTCCAGGATGAATGAAATGGAAATAGCCCGGTTGCGTAACAGTTCTTTCGGATTTATTTTCCAGACACCTCATCTGTTATCCGACAGGACAATCCTTGAAAATGTGGCTATGCCGTTTTCCTACGGCGAACCGGTGGCACATGGAACTGTGGATAAACGTTGTCGGGAACTTCTTGCTTACGCAGGTCTGGAAGAATTGATCCACCGTTTTCCCGGTACACTTTCAGGCGGAGAAATGCAACGCGTTGTTTTTGCCAGGGCACTGGTAAGAGAGCCGGAAATAATCTTTGCCGATGAACCAACCGGCAGTCTGGATGGAGGAAATTCCAGGAAGATAATGGAACTCCTGGCGAGACAGGTGAATAAAGGATGCACAGTTGTCATGGTGAGTCATGATCCGGAGGCTGGTTCTTTTGGAACCCGAACACTTCATCTTGAAAAAGTTGAATCAGCGGAAGGGGTACACTCTTGA
- a CDS encoding ABC transporter permease, with protein MIIHCQIHDMRDAWLSLRRRPLRSLLSSIGIGIGVSALIAMLSIGEGARRAALDKIASLGVNTLRIENTGLGHLAEGEGFANMTRGLVREDARSLKSWLGNRGYVGAYARVDDVTVFWNNSTVQATLLGVSGEWFDTESIVPERGRLLGEDDIVRQEKICVTGSSVAKTLGSGNGAILRIDGQPVVSVGLLPHKGKLLTEGTGLSSLDFDNTVIVPISLLPSLGYNKEIDHLDGIVMTLRDGRRGMITDLASQVKELLTVNHHRIEDFTLVVPVNLLEEEKENQRLFSFIMGAIAGLSLLVGGIGVMNVMLANIAEQTREIGLRMAMGASRIRIVSLYLWNAVLLTLSGGIWGIGSGIFLALAIQKYGGWDVVISSFSLMIAPFSAIVAGVIFGVHPAVRAASLSPALALRDS; from the coding sequence ATGATTATCCATTGTCAGATTCATGATATGAGAGATGCCTGGCTGTCCCTGCGCCGCCGGCCACTTCGATCTCTATTGAGTAGTATTGGTATCGGAATTGGAGTGTCGGCCCTGATTGCCATGTTGTCAATCGGAGAGGGAGCCAGAAGAGCAGCACTGGACAAGATTGCCTCCCTTGGGGTGAATACCCTTCGGATAGAAAATACCGGCCTGGGGCATCTTGCCGAAGGGGAAGGTTTTGCCAATATGACCAGGGGACTGGTAAGAGAAGATGCACGGTCACTGAAGTCCTGGCTTGGCAACAGGGGATATGTCGGAGCTTACGCAAGAGTCGATGATGTTACTGTTTTCTGGAACAATTCAACTGTCCAGGCAACGCTTCTCGGAGTCTCTGGTGAATGGTTTGACACGGAATCAATTGTTCCCGAAAGAGGGAGGTTGCTTGGCGAAGATGACATTGTCCGTCAAGAAAAAATCTGTGTGACGGGGAGTAGTGTCGCCAAAACCCTCGGGAGTGGGAACGGAGCGATTCTCAGAATTGACGGTCAACCTGTGGTGAGTGTGGGCCTCCTTCCACACAAAGGGAAACTGCTCACTGAAGGAACCGGCCTTTCCTCACTTGATTTCGACAATACTGTGATTGTTCCCATATCGTTACTGCCTTCTCTGGGATATAATAAGGAAATTGATCATCTGGACGGTATTGTGATGACCTTGCGGGACGGAAGAAGGGGAATGATTACTGATCTGGCGTCTCAGGTGAAGGAGTTGCTGACTGTGAATCATCATCGAATTGAAGATTTTACCCTGGTGGTTCCCGTGAATCTCCTTGAAGAAGAAAAAGAAAATCAAAGACTTTTTTCATTTATCATGGGGGCGATAGCCGGGCTGTCTCTTCTTGTTGGCGGAATAGGTGTAATGAATGTGATGCTTGCCAATATCGCCGAACAGACTCGGGAGATCGGTTTGAGAATGGCAATGGGAGCCTCGCGAATCCGAATTGTTTCCCTGTACCTTTGGAATGCGGTTCTATTGACCCTGTCAGGTGGAATATGGGGTATTGGCAGTGGCATTTTCCTGGCACTGGCTATTCAGAAATATGGGGGCTGGGATGTGGTAATTTCCTCCTTCAGCCTGATGATTGCCCCTTTCTCTGCTATAGTTGCGGGGGTAATTTTTGGCGTTCATCCCGCAGTCAGGGCGGCTTCTCTCAGCCCGGCCCTGGCTTTGCGTGATTCCTGA
- a CDS encoding SPOR domain-containing protein, which yields MSSFSSLFFLVLFLLSFPVQALSGNLTLIEKRLKELDQLNKEAVTASGQLPENGSVEIKATVLPGGIKARKALPGVKTTRFNFGKKVILNLEQKQPYTVQISSSQVKSQCYRVASMLRRAGYPAFTSEVDFKDKGIWHRIFIGSFATRAEAEVIKNSLEEDEISDGFIRELPYAVQIDSAFSNMEDIRQIKTKVTSLNYLPYTSYILDKNKNRKIRLLLGAFKTRADAASLLAGLRRNGLQARVVNR from the coding sequence GTGAGTTCTTTTTCTTCCCTTTTTTTTCTTGTTCTTTTTCTTCTGTCCTTCCCCGTCCAGGCACTATCCGGCAACCTGACTCTTATAGAAAAAAGGTTGAAGGAATTGGATCAACTCAATAAAGAGGCTGTTACCGCAAGTGGACAGTTGCCGGAAAACGGTTCGGTTGAAATTAAAGCAACAGTACTGCCGGGTGGTATCAAGGCAAGAAAGGCTCTTCCGGGTGTAAAGACAACGCGTTTTAATTTCGGCAAAAAAGTGATTCTCAATCTGGAACAGAAACAGCCATATACTGTTCAGATCAGTTCCAGCCAGGTCAAATCCCAATGCTACAGGGTTGCCTCCATGCTGCGTCGTGCAGGGTACCCTGCCTTTACCTCAGAGGTTGATTTCAAGGACAAAGGTATATGGCACAGAATTTTTATCGGCTCCTTTGCGACAAGAGCTGAAGCTGAAGTCATAAAAAACAGCCTGGAAGAAGATGAAATTTCAGACGGTTTTATCCGGGAACTCCCCTATGCAGTTCAGATTGACAGTGCCTTCAGCAATATGGAGGATATCAGACAGATAAAGACAAAAGTGACCTCTCTTAATTACCTTCCTTACACGAGTTATATCCTGGATAAAAACAAGAACAGAAAAATAAGACTGCTCCTCGGTGCTTTTAAAACAAGAGCAGACGCAGCATCACTCCTGGCGGGTCTGCGAAGAAACGGTCTTCAGGCGAGGGTGGTTAACAGGTGA
- a CDS encoding FlgO family outer membrane protein, whose translation MKILSARIMIIKKSCCYYLILLCVLFFSTVVSSYGDFHKTKIAVLDFELKGDGFKTKDMGGIVAEWFTTTLVNDGRFEVVERALLQKIIEEQKLGMSGLINEKTSTQLGQILGVKTIITGSVLQIGKSIEVNARIINVKTGSIVAAENIRSNSNSNLQKVVKLLTERIVKNFPLTGYVVKRKGKTVLIDLGAASGLQPGMEFIVFKEGEVIKHPKTGEVLEVEQILTGKIKVTKIRTNVASGEIISEEKGQKILYGQLVQSVRKHLPPPVLVKTEPVSPEKTVKKAPPASKEKKGYIRTEFPKGNRDNLSSGGQAPAVLPLPSGFYMMGGHRFSEKPKHYVKIDRPVDFMVSEVTFADYERFCRDTGNPVPDDFSWGRGDRPVVNVSWHDAQAYAEWLTSQTGIGYRLPYETEWEWAAKGGSDIQYPWGNSFKKGMANCKKCGSEWDGRQTAPVRSFPPNSFGYHDMVGNVWEWVQDCWVENYINAPDNQSERKYSGKCGNYTIRGGAWNSPVRQTSTSSRLGVWANTKSNYIGFRLVRDPAITVGKTEKLMPGKQQKPTLTNEDDDWDKYTETPRATKTTEKPSEWDWDENDK comes from the coding sequence ATGAAAATTCTATCTGCCAGGATAATGATCATTAAAAAATCATGTTGCTATTATCTCATTCTCCTCTGTGTACTGTTTTTTTCCACAGTAGTATCCTCATATGGTGATTTCCACAAAACGAAAATTGCCGTTCTTGATTTCGAATTGAAAGGTGACGGTTTTAAAACAAAGGATATGGGAGGAATTGTGGCGGAATGGTTTACCACAACTCTCGTAAATGACGGTCGCTTTGAAGTAGTAGAACGGGCACTTCTCCAGAAAATCATCGAAGAACAGAAACTGGGAATGTCAGGGTTGATAAATGAAAAAACCTCCACTCAGCTGGGTCAGATACTGGGTGTAAAAACTATTATCACCGGCTCTGTTCTGCAGATTGGTAAAAGCATTGAAGTCAATGCAAGAATAATAAATGTCAAAACAGGGTCTATTGTAGCGGCGGAAAATATCAGGAGCAATTCCAACAGCAACCTGCAGAAAGTCGTGAAACTGCTGACTGAAAGAATTGTAAAGAATTTTCCCCTTACCGGTTATGTCGTCAAAAGAAAAGGGAAAACGGTTCTTATTGACCTGGGAGCTGCTTCCGGTCTACAGCCAGGCATGGAGTTTATTGTTTTCAAGGAAGGAGAAGTAATAAAACATCCCAAAACAGGGGAGGTTCTTGAGGTCGAACAGATTCTCACGGGCAAGATTAAAGTCACAAAAATCCGCACAAATGTGGCCAGCGGTGAAATTATCTCTGAAGAAAAAGGTCAAAAAATTCTCTATGGGCAACTTGTCCAGAGTGTACGCAAACATCTGCCTCCACCTGTCCTGGTAAAAACAGAGCCGGTCAGTCCTGAAAAAACCGTAAAAAAAGCCCCACCTGCCAGCAAGGAGAAAAAGGGATACATTCGAACTGAATTTCCAAAAGGTAACAGGGATAATCTCTCTTCCGGCGGCCAGGCTCCAGCCGTTCTGCCACTTCCCAGCGGTTTCTATATGATGGGTGGTCATCGTTTTTCTGAAAAACCGAAGCATTACGTTAAAATAGACAGACCGGTTGATTTCATGGTTTCTGAGGTGACTTTTGCAGATTATGAGCGTTTCTGCCGGGATACAGGCAACCCCGTCCCTGACGACTTTTCCTGGGGAAGGGGGGATAGACCTGTTGTCAATGTAAGCTGGCATGACGCTCAGGCTTATGCTGAATGGCTGACCTCCCAGACGGGAATCGGTTATAGGCTGCCTTATGAAACTGAGTGGGAATGGGCCGCCAAAGGAGGCTCGGATATCCAGTATCCGTGGGGAAACAGTTTCAAAAAAGGGATGGCCAACTGCAAGAAATGCGGATCAGAATGGGATGGCAGACAGACCGCTCCGGTAAGAAGTTTTCCTCCCAATAGTTTCGGCTACCATGACATGGTCGGCAATGTCTGGGAATGGGTTCAAGACTGCTGGGTAGAAAATTATATTAATGCTCCAGACAATCAATCCGAACGCAAATACAGCGGAAAGTGCGGCAACTATACGATCCGGGGCGGCGCCTGGAATTCTCCGGTCAGACAGACATCCACCTCTTCCCGCCTGGGCGTGTGGGCCAATACAAAAAGTAATTATATCGGCTTCAGACTTGTAAGGGATCCGGCCATCACTGTCGGCAAGACTGAAAAGCTGATGCCGGGAAAACAACAAAAACCAACTCTAACCAATGAAGATGATGACTGGGACAAATACACTGAAACGCCCCGGGCAACCAAAACAACAGAAAAACCATCGGAATGGGATTGGGATGAAAATGATAAATAA